The Pseudomonas asiatica genome has a segment encoding these proteins:
- a CDS encoding D-serine ammonia-lyase has translation MIHGKTLQAWCSSHPLIEDLVALRETRWFNPHIAPAAQALADVGLNAADVSAASARLARFAPYLAKVFPDTATSSGIIESPLRPLPTLHATLLQEAGLPASGSLWLKADSELPISGSIKARGGIHEVLKHAEDLALAAGLINLDSDYRELASDQARQFFSQYKVAVGSTGNLGLSIGIMSARLGFQATVHMSADARQWKKDKLRAHGVKVVEYESDYSVAVEQGRQQAAADPSCYFVDDENSPHLFLGYAVAAERLAVQFEAAGIKVDAEHPLFVYLPCGVGGGPGGVAFGLKLIWGDHVHCIFAEPTHSPCMFLGVYSGLHDATSVQDFGIDNLTAADGLAVGRPSGFVGKAMQRLLDGYYTVSDEALYRLLVLAHDQENARLEPSALAGMPGMVKVLESPEYLARMGLSAGRMERATHLVWGTGGSMVPEAEFAAYLAKGRG, from the coding sequence ATGATTCACGGCAAGACACTGCAAGCATGGTGCAGCTCCCACCCCCTGATCGAAGACCTGGTGGCCCTGCGCGAAACCCGTTGGTTCAACCCGCACATTGCCCCTGCCGCCCAGGCCCTGGCCGATGTCGGCCTGAACGCCGCCGATGTCAGTGCCGCCAGTGCCCGCCTGGCACGCTTTGCCCCGTACCTGGCCAAGGTGTTCCCGGACACCGCCACCAGCAGCGGCATCATCGAGTCGCCACTGCGCCCGCTGCCCACCTTGCACGCCACCTTGCTGCAGGAAGCGGGCCTGCCAGCCAGCGGTTCGCTCTGGCTCAAGGCCGACAGCGAGCTGCCGATCTCCGGTTCGATCAAGGCCCGCGGCGGTATTCATGAAGTGCTCAAGCATGCCGAAGACCTTGCCCTGGCAGCCGGCCTGATCAACCTCGACAGCGATTACCGGGAACTGGCCAGCGACCAGGCCCGGCAATTCTTCAGCCAGTACAAGGTTGCGGTCGGCTCGACCGGCAACCTCGGCCTGTCGATCGGCATCATGAGCGCCAGGCTGGGCTTTCAGGCGACCGTGCACATGTCGGCCGATGCCCGCCAGTGGAAGAAGGACAAGCTGCGCGCCCATGGCGTGAAGGTGGTCGAGTACGAAAGCGACTACAGCGTGGCAGTGGAGCAAGGGCGCCAGCAGGCGGCGGCGGACCCGAGCTGCTACTTCGTCGACGACGAGAACTCGCCACACCTGTTCCTCGGCTATGCCGTGGCGGCCGAGCGGCTGGCCGTCCAGTTCGAGGCCGCGGGTATCAAGGTGGATGCCGAGCACCCGCTGTTCGTCTACCTGCCCTGCGGGGTCGGCGGCGGCCCGGGTGGCGTGGCGTTCGGCCTGAAGCTGATCTGGGGCGACCATGTGCACTGTATCTTCGCCGAGCCCACCCACTCGCCCTGCATGTTCCTGGGGGTGTATAGCGGTTTGCATGACGCCACCAGCGTGCAGGATTTCGGCATCGACAACCTGACCGCCGCCGACGGCCTGGCGGTGGGCCGCCCTTCCGGCTTTGTCGGCAAGGCGATGCAGCGTTTGCTCGATGGTTATTACACGGTCAGCGACGAGGCGCTGTACCGGCTGTTGGTACTGGCCCATGACCAGGAGAACGCGCGGCTGGAGCCTTCGGCGCTGGCGGGGATGCCGGGCATGGTCAAGGTGCTTGAATCGCCTGAATACCTGGCGCGCATGGGCCTGTCGGCTGGGCGCATGGAGCGGGCCACGCACCTGGTGTGGGGAACCGGTGGCAGCATGGTGCCGGAGGCAGAGTTCGCAGCCTATCTGGCCAAAGGAAGGGGCTGA
- a CDS encoding LysR substrate-binding domain-containing protein, producing the protein MNNLPNLDDLNIFLQVARRASFAAVADELGMSAAYISKRIRMLEQTLEVRLLHRTTRRVTVSEEGERVYQWALQIFDAVQRMGDDISAQHREPAGQLRIASSLGLGRRFVAPALSELAERYPRLDIRLDVHDRLVDLIAEGVDLDIRVGNAIAPNLIAKPLARNRRVLCAAPAYLARRGTPKVLGDLASHDCLVIKERDHPFGVWQLMGPEGEEGVRVTGGLSSNHGEVAHQWCLDGRGILLRSWWDVHDSLQDGRLVQVLEDYHQPADIWAVYTTPLASSAKVRVAVDFFRQYFAERYSLPG; encoded by the coding sequence GTGAATAATCTGCCCAACCTCGACGACCTCAACATCTTCCTGCAAGTGGCCAGGCGCGCCAGCTTCGCGGCCGTGGCCGATGAGCTGGGCATGTCGGCGGCGTACATCAGCAAGCGCATTCGCATGCTCGAGCAAACCCTGGAAGTGCGCCTGTTGCACCGCACCACCCGGCGGGTGACGGTGAGCGAGGAGGGCGAGCGGGTGTACCAGTGGGCGTTGCAGATTTTCGATGCGGTGCAGCGCATGGGTGATGACATAAGCGCCCAGCACCGCGAGCCGGCCGGGCAACTGCGCATCGCCAGCAGCCTGGGCCTGGGCCGGCGCTTCGTGGCGCCAGCCTTGTCGGAGCTGGCCGAGCGCTACCCGCGGCTGGACATTCGCCTGGACGTGCATGACCGCCTGGTGGACCTGATCGCCGAAGGCGTCGACCTGGATATCCGCGTGGGCAACGCCATCGCCCCCAACCTGATTGCCAAGCCGCTGGCGCGCAACCGCCGGGTGCTGTGCGCCGCGCCGGCGTACCTGGCCCGGCGCGGCACGCCCAAGGTGCTGGGCGATCTGGCCAGCCATGACTGCCTGGTGATCAAGGAGCGCGACCACCCGTTTGGCGTGTGGCAGCTGATGGGCCCGGAGGGTGAGGAGGGGGTGCGGGTGACCGGCGGTTTGTCGAGCAACCATGGCGAAGTGGCGCACCAGTGGTGCCTGGACGGGCGCGGGATATTGCTGCGTTCCTGGTGGGATGTGCACGACAGCCTGCAGGACGGGCGCCTGGTGCAGGTGCTGGAGGACTATCACCAGCCGGCGGATATCTGGGCGGTGTACACCACTCCGCTGGCCAGTTCGGCCAAGGTGCGAGTGGCAGTGGACTTTTTCCGGCAGTACTTTGCCGAGCGTTATAGCCTGCCGGGGTAG
- a CDS encoding tartrate dehydrogenase — MSKTFRIAAIPGDGIGNEVLPEGIRVVEAAARKHGLDISFEFFEWASCDYYLAHGKMMPDDWFEQLKGFDALYFGAVGWPDKVPDHISLWGSLLKFRRDFDQYVNIRPVRLFPGVPCPLAGREPGDIDFVVIRENTEGEYSSLGGRMFEGTENEFVLQESVFTRRGVDRILKYAFDVAQTRQRKHVTSATKSNGMAVSMPYWDERTAAMAANYPEISWDKQHIDILCARFVLQPDRFDVVVASNLFGDILSDLGPACAGTIGIAPSANLNPERKFPSLFEPVHGSAPDIYGKNIANPIAMIWSGALMLDFLGNDGADPRYRAAHDDILKAIEQVIAAGEVTRDMGGQQSTQQVGQAITALVEA; from the coding sequence ATGAGCAAGACTTTCAGAATCGCGGCAATCCCCGGCGATGGCATCGGCAACGAAGTACTGCCTGAAGGCATTCGCGTGGTCGAGGCCGCTGCGCGCAAGCACGGCCTGGACATCAGCTTCGAGTTCTTCGAATGGGCCAGCTGCGATTACTACCTGGCCCACGGCAAGATGATGCCGGACGACTGGTTCGAACAGCTCAAGGGTTTCGACGCCCTGTACTTCGGCGCAGTGGGCTGGCCTGACAAGGTACCGGACCACATCTCCCTGTGGGGTTCACTGCTCAAGTTCCGCCGCGACTTCGACCAGTACGTGAACATCCGCCCGGTGCGCCTGTTCCCCGGCGTACCTTGCCCACTGGCTGGCCGTGAGCCAGGTGACATCGACTTCGTGGTCATTCGCGAGAACACCGAGGGCGAGTACTCGTCGCTGGGCGGGCGCATGTTCGAAGGCACCGAGAACGAGTTCGTGCTGCAGGAGTCGGTGTTCACCCGCCGCGGCGTCGACCGCATCCTCAAGTACGCCTTCGATGTGGCCCAGACCCGCCAGCGCAAGCATGTCACCTCGGCCACCAAGTCCAACGGCATGGCCGTGAGCATGCCGTACTGGGACGAGCGCACGGCGGCGATGGCTGCCAATTATCCGGAAATCAGCTGGGACAAGCAGCACATCGATATCCTCTGCGCGCGCTTCGTGCTGCAACCGGACCGCTTCGACGTGGTGGTGGCCTCGAACCTGTTCGGCGACATCCTCTCCGACCTCGGCCCAGCCTGCGCCGGCACCATCGGCATCGCGCCATCGGCCAACCTCAACCCCGAGCGCAAGTTCCCGTCGCTGTTCGAACCGGTGCACGGTTCGGCGCCGGACATCTATGGCAAGAACATCGCCAACCCGATCGCGATGATCTGGTCCGGTGCGCTGATGCTCGACTTCCTCGGCAACGACGGCGCCGACCCGCGCTATCGCGCCGCCCACGACGACATCCTCAAGGCCATCGAGCAGGTCATCGCCGCCGGTGAAGTGACCCGCGACATGGGCGGGCAGCAGTCCACCCAGCAAGTGGGCCAGGCCATCACCGCGCTGGTCGAGGCCTGA